The genomic region CACATCAAAAACAAGATAATCTTTGTGTGACTCATCTAAGAATTCTTTACCTCGCTCATCAATTAAACTCGGCCAACTAAACACTCCCCCTATTGTTGGATTTTGATCAAGATATGCAACTTGGCGTTCTAATTTATCTGGAGCAAACAAATCATCCGAATTTAATACCGCAATATACTCTCCTCGCGCCCGCGAAATACACGCATTCATCGCGATACATGCCCCGCGATTTTCATCAAATACCGACAAGTTAATTCTTGGATCTTTCAATTCCAAAACTAATGATGGCGTTTCATCAACAGAACCATCATCAGTAATAATGATTTCAAAATCTTGCCACGTTTGATTCAGCACACTTTGTATAGCGGCTTTAATGTACGAAGCGTGATTATAAGACGCAACGATCACACTGACCCGCGGAATTGACTGGCTCATGCTGATGTTTTACCAAGTATATAAGTTAGTGCATCACACACCTGATGAGCCCCCTCACTCCCCAACCCTCCATAAAATGGCAAAGCCATTACCTGATTTGCCACCAAGTGTGATGCAGGAAGATGATCTTTTCGTGAGGATGGCAACATACGATAACAACTATACTCGCTACATAGCGGATAAAAATATTTACGCGTAAAAATATTAAATTTTTTTAATTGCTCATGCACTTCGTCCCTCGAATATCGAGCCTTATCTTCAGATATTCGTATGATAAAATATTGCAGACTGTTTCGAACATTCAAGGGCAGCTTAAAACAAGTTACCCCCTCTATTTCAGATAAACGATTTATATATACATTTAGTATTTCTTGCCTGCGCTCACGTTCAACATCCAAATATTTCAACACTACCTGTCCGAGTGCGGACTGAAGTTCATTCATTTTCCCATTAATCCCAGGCATCATAACTTCTGACTCATTTTTTATACCAAAGTTTTTTAGCAGATTAATGCGCTCCTTTAATTTTAAATCTCTTACGACCAATGCCCCTCCTTCTGCAGTATGAAATAATTTAGTGGCGTGGAAGCTCAGCATCGTAACATCACCATATTCAGTGATTGGACATCCATCAATTTCAGTGCCAAACGAATGTGCACCATCGTAAATGACTTTTAAGCCATAAGCATCTGCAATATTTTGCAATGCGTGCACTGCACATGGCTGCCCATAAACATGTACCCCAAGAATTGCACTTGTACGGTTAGTAATCATTCTTTCGACCAATTCTGGATTGATCGTCATCGTAACAGGGTCAATATCTACAAATACAGGAGTCACGTTATTCCAAGACAAAATATGCGGCGTAGCAGGAAAAGTGAAAGGAGTCGTAATAACCTCACCGCTTATACGCAATGCCTGACATGCAACAATTAACGCAATTGTACCGTTATTAAATAAGGACAGATTTGGAGCTCGAAGATATTGACTAAGCGCGACTTCTAATGCTTTATGCTGATCACCGTTGTTAGACAACCATCCAGACTCCCAAACCTGCTCCAATAGCGCTGTATATTCTGTCAGTGGCGGCAACAAGGGACGGGTGACATAGATTGGTTCTGAAAATACATGTGGTCGCAACATAATCAACGGCATCCAAAAGATTGCTGAAACTTGGCATAGTTAGCAAAAACACCAATTCGATTCCGCTCTGAGACTTTGCGATTTCCTATATAAACCCCCCACGGCTCTAAATCCCTAGTTACAACTGAACAGGCGCCAACTGTTGCCCCTTCACCGATCGTCACGCCAGGCAGCACCACGCTATTAGCCCCAATTATACAAAAATTATTGATCTGTATTGATCCACTTCGTACATTTCGATACTCAAATGGAACTGTTGAATTACCAAACCCCCAGTCTT from Bacteroidota bacterium harbors:
- a CDS encoding DegT/DnrJ/EryC1/StrS family aminotransferase, which gives rise to MPLIMLRPHVFSEPIYVTRPLLPPLTEYTALLEQVWESGWLSNNGDQHKALEVALSQYLRAPNLSLFNNGTIALIVACQALRISGEVITTPFTFPATPHILSWNNVTPVFVDIDPVTMTINPELVERMITNRTSAILGVHVYGQPCAVHALQNIADAYGLKVIYDGAHSFGTEIDGCPITEYGDVTMLSFHATKLFHTAEGGALVVRDLKLKERINLLKNFGIKNESEVMMPGINGKMNELQSALGQVVLKYLDVERERRQEILNVYINRLSEIEGVTCFKLPLNVRNSLQYFIIRISEDKARYSRDEVHEQLKKFNIFTRKYFYPLCSEYSCYRMLPSSRKDHLPASHLVANQVMALPFYGGLGSEGAHQVCDALTYILGKTSA
- a CDS encoding acyltransferase — translated: MPTIYPLARIIGRDHIGFGDPVIIDDFVFIYAKVPMQIGNYVHFAAFTSVIGVKEIKIGNFVALSHGVRLLTASDDFKDWGFGNSTVPFEYRNVRSGSIQINNFCIIGANSVVLPGVTIGEGATVGACSVVTRDLEPWGVYIGNRKVSERNRIGVFANYAKFQQSFGCR